In Trichoderma atroviride chromosome 2, complete sequence, one DNA window encodes the following:
- a CDS encoding uncharacterized protein (TransMembrane:7 (o32-56i63-84o104-125i146-167o187-213i243-264o301-322i)~BUSCO:EOG092D1VHP), whose translation MDSPFNLAPRGTSSIFMPGLAPTTFTNPSPTANLICRVVLALLGNLVCLVPLRLLYRNGELAAAMLILVVELQNVDSVLNALIWHNDDVASWWPGYGFCDVDTHIHNLAIGLFNTCLLASMRNLAMQIQNMRANPLTKTEKTRRNIVQALIIFPLPLLQAAWTYPLSQQRYYIGTLSGCSWAPAHSWPYAAFDILLPALMPLLTAGYAIFVYIRYRQISKSTASALSNSPLAQARSQRARRRLYLMVVTILVPYLPIVLALAIVNMQVAGGFKPYDFDAIHNHGEIPWDAIVYLTSSQVHWAYINMCYLPIAATVPIFIFFGMTKDAMNCYRVVLLFFGLGKVFPRLHDEYDPDARVLASMSHGSHSTSTSSSKKNAAHSGLSFMTSIPSNQNTSTLQQPAPAATSTALPIHNQDVHVQPIRRNPFLFSTRLDFSLPFKLSLFRRSEDNTSSAPLELLSHQPTNRSVWSDEDSLPIPCAATATASASQHTSSFNNQAGKAKDHSVITPAPPALLPSSTSNPANGYGEL comes from the exons ATGGACTCGCCCTTCAATCTCGCCCCTCGCGGCACttccagcatcttcatgCCCGGTCTGGCCCCAACCACCTTCACCAACCCATCCCCCACGGCCAACCTCATCTGCCGCgtcgtcctcgccctcctcggCAACCTCGTCTGCCTCGTGCCCCTGCGGCTCCTCTACCGCAACGGCgagctggccgccgccatgcTCATCCTCGTGGTGGAGCTGCAAAACGTTGACAGCGTACTCAACGCCCTCATCTGGCACAACGACGACGTGGCATCCTGGTGGCCGGGCTACGGCTTCTGCGACGTCGACACCCACATACACAATCTCGCCATCGGCCTCTTCAACACCTGCCTCCTGGCCAGCATGCGCAACCTGGCCATGCAGATCCAGAACATGAGAGCCAACCCCCTCACCAAGACGGAGAAGACGCGGCGCAACATTGTCCAGgcgctcatcatcttcccGCTGCCGCTTCTGCAGGCCGCGTGGACATATCCTCTCTCCCAGCAGCGATATTATATCGGCACGTTGAGCGGATGCTCCTGGGCCCCTGCCCATTCGTGGCCGTATGCAGCCTTTGACATCTTGCTGCCGGCACTCATGCCGCTCCTCACTGCCGGCTATGCTA TTTTCGTATACATACGATACCGCCAAATCTCCAAATCCACCGCGTCCGCCCTCTCCAACAGCCCCCTCGCCCAGGCCCGCAGCCAACgagcccgccgccgcctctaTCTCATGGTCGTCACCATCCTCGTGCCGTACCTCCCCATCGTGCTGGCGCTCGCCATTGTCAACATGCAGGTGGCTGGAGGTTTCAAGCCCTACGACTTCGACGCCATCCACAACCATGGCGAGATACCCTGGGACGCAATTGTATACTTGACAAGCAGCCAGGTGCACTGGGCATACATAAACATGTGCTACCTGCCCATCGCAGCGACCGTGCCGAtattcatcttcttcggcatgACCAAGGATGCCATGAACTGCTACCGCGTGgttctgctcttctttgggCTTGGAAAAGTGTTCCCGCGACTACACGACGAGTACGACCCAGATGCTCGGGTGCTGGCCTCCATGTCTCACGGTAGCCACTCAACGTCTACAAG TTCATCCAAAAAGAATGCAGCTCACTCAGGCTTGAGTTTCATGACAAGCATACCCTCCAACCAAAATACATCAAcgctccagcagcctgccccagcagcaacatcaacagcccTACCCATCCACAACCAAGACGTTCATGTTCAACCTATTCGTCGCAACCCATTCCTCTTTAGCACCCGTCTCgatttctctcttcccttcAAGCTATCGCTGTTCAGGCGCTCCGAGGACAACACTTCTTCTGCGCCCTTGGAGCTACTCAGCCATCAACCTACCAACAGGTCTGTCTGGTCTGATGAAGATTCTCTGCCAATTCCTTGTGCAGCAACCGCTACGGCTTCAGCGTCACAGCATACGTCTTCTTTCAACAATCAAGCTGGTAAAGCCAAAGACCATTCTGTTATCACGCCAGCACCTCCAGCACTGCTCCCATCCTCCACCTCAAATCCGGCCAATGGCTATGGAGAGCTTTAG